In the genome of Maledivibacter sp., one region contains:
- a CDS encoding ribbon-helix-helix protein, CopG family, whose product MSPKKIGRPPSEKPKNIKLQIRVDQDTMDMLDECVEELKSNRSDVVRKGIKKIADDLKAK is encoded by the coding sequence ATGTCGCCAAAGAAAATTGGTCGTCCACCTTCTGAAAAACCTAAGAATATAAAATTACAAATTAGAGTAGACCAAGATACAATGGATATGCTTGATGAGTGTGTGGAAGAACTTAAAAGCAACCGCTCTGATGTAGTTCGTAAGGGAATAAAGAAGATTGCTGATGACCTAAAGGCAAAATAA